From Sulfurovum zhangzhouensis, the proteins below share one genomic window:
- a CDS encoding FAD-dependent oxidoreductase: MVNKLFETAIIGSGVAGTSLLFTLARYTDIKDIIIFEKYEEVSLLNSNPKANSQTLHVGDIETNYTFEKAKKVKKASSMISNFIHHFGGVGEIGFIRNKMVLAVGTDEIKKLKRRFEEFKELYPYLELWDEEKLMQIEPMLLDGRTEPIMAMGASGQITTIDFKKLSERFVQEAINTDKNIQMRYNEEVTKIVRLDDGTYEITTDTTRFNAKSVVVNAGSYSLLFAQSMGYGLHYAILPIGGSFFFTKKRLLNSKVYTMQNPKLPFAAVHADPDCTQGWKTRFGPTAFALPKLERYHSLHIKDFFAALNIDKDVTSVYMNLLKDKTIRRYILRNVIEELPWLGKDVFLKDAQKIIPSLEADEIRFAEGYGGMRPQIIDKEKHELLLGEAKIVDTGVIFNMTPSPGASSSLFIAHQDALAVCAYLNASFDEEKHAAEIQIL; the protein is encoded by the coding sequence CTGGTAAACAAACTTTTTGAAACAGCGATTATCGGAAGCGGTGTTGCAGGAACTTCACTACTCTTTACCCTGGCAAGATATACCGACATCAAAGATATCATCATCTTTGAAAAATATGAAGAGGTCAGTTTGCTCAATTCTAACCCAAAGGCAAATTCCCAGACACTGCATGTAGGTGATATCGAAACCAATTACACTTTTGAGAAAGCGAAAAAAGTTAAAAAAGCATCATCCATGATCAGCAATTTTATCCATCATTTTGGAGGGGTTGGAGAGATCGGCTTTATTCGTAACAAAATGGTACTTGCTGTAGGTACAGATGAGATAAAAAAACTCAAGAGACGTTTTGAGGAATTTAAAGAGCTTTATCCCTATCTTGAACTATGGGATGAAGAGAAACTTATGCAGATCGAGCCAATGCTTCTGGATGGACGTACTGAGCCGATCATGGCAATGGGCGCATCAGGACAGATCACGACAATAGACTTCAAGAAGCTCAGTGAGCGTTTCGTACAAGAAGCGATCAATACAGATAAAAATATCCAGATGCGTTACAATGAAGAGGTGACCAAGATCGTACGCCTGGATGACGGCACTTATGAGATAACGACAGATACGACACGTTTCAATGCCAAGAGCGTTGTGGTCAATGCAGGTTCCTACTCCTTGCTCTTTGCACAGTCGATGGGATATGGGCTGCATTATGCCATACTGCCGATCGGCGGGAGCTTTTTCTTTACAAAAAAGAGACTGCTTAACTCTAAGGTATACACCATGCAAAATCCAAAACTTCCTTTTGCTGCGGTGCATGCAGATCCTGACTGTACACAGGGATGGAAAACGCGTTTTGGACCGACAGCTTTTGCATTGCCTAAACTGGAACGCTATCACAGTTTGCATATCAAGGACTTTTTTGCTGCACTGAATATCGATAAGGATGTGACTTCGGTCTATATGAATCTGCTCAAAGATAAGACCATCAGACGTTATATCCTTAGAAATGTTATCGAAGAGTTGCCATGGCTGGGTAAGGATGTTTTTCTCAAAGACGCTCAGAAGATCATTCCCTCACTTGAAGCAGATGAGATCAGGTTTGCAGAAGGGTATGGCGGTATGAGGCCGCAGATCATTGATAAAGAGAAACACGAACTGTTATTAGGAGAAGCCAAGATCGTGGATACCGGAGTCATCTTCAACATGACTCCAAGCCCTGGTGCATCAAGCTCTCTCTTTATTGCGCATCAGGATGCGCTGGCAGTGTGTGCTTATCTGAATGCCTCTTTTGATGAAGAAAAGCATGCAGCGGAGATACAGATACTTTAA
- a CDS encoding EAL domain-containing protein, which yields MSIYESIQNHNTYYTDKKSLQDFILDHNIDNSPSLLIQIFSGDTDQLFIATLLSELTDLLPTAMIIGTTTDGEIMNGKVSSEKVVLSFTQFEHTTLRYAVMTHQENDSFETGRHLAQRLMGEDTKLILSFADGLHTNGEEFLKGIASVNDKVIVAGGLAGDNFKFEKTLVFTKDEIVENGAVAVALDSQYLHIHTDYSFNWQPIGNEMTVTKVEQNRLYTLNDIKVVDIYSHYLGIEPEQFKTGTGIDFPLIVNHNDLNIARAIISKEDDGSVIMAGNLSVGDKVRIGFGDAKGIINQSQKIIETVSEKPSEVIFVYSCTARRYFMGEEIETEIFPLQAIAPVSGFFTYGEFFTSKKNELLNETMTIVSLSESIRVKKIEQTPTIKSEKIRSDYFSALVHLINATSQEVQEYTDALQQSNAFNEMLKERMELALYGSNDGVWDWNVPENSVYFSPRWKEIIGYKDHEFTNLVTTLQEHIHPDDLEQVWKNINKNLYKKTEYFETIHRLRHKDGHWVWVLVRGKTLFDKNDQPLRMIGTMTDITEQKMLQLRAQAQQFVIEQINDGVIRTDMEGNIISWNYGAEKIYGYSEKEVVGKHISIIFHPENDTSFQKFVNTLQAEGTFSMEERFITKSREEIYVSLSLTLLRDEKGTPIGLISINKDITETKEAETLLKKQKAELHHQAHYDTLTGLPNRALFMDRMEQALIKARRSGSKVALFFIDLDKFKHINDSFGHLVGDKVLQIIAERLGNLIRKGDTLARLSGDEFTMIIEDVSDGEHLATLAQKLLEHMKEPIYIDEFQLYLSLSIGISIYPDDARTALELLKYADTAMYKAKESGRNTFEFYAAEMTSHALARMILKTSLKQAIEKDEFVVYYQPQIDIVKNKIIGLEALVRWKNPEKGFILPGAFLSLAVETGMVVEIDKLVIEKALSQVSQWSKKGILTGTVALNLTTKQLEYQDFVEELSTTIKRYDIDPANLVLELSEAHMMKGLEYTTEKVKELNALGVHVSIDDFGTGCSSLSFLTRLSIHQLKIDQAFVSDIPEKKESIEIIKAIIALAKSLHIDMIAEGVETLEQKEFLLALGCEKMQGNYFGEPLPAQEVEILLNKYL from the coding sequence ATGTCAATATACGAAAGTATACAAAATCATAATACCTATTACACAGATAAAAAGAGTCTTCAGGATTTTATCTTAGATCATAATATTGACAACTCTCCTTCCCTGTTGATACAGATATTTTCTGGCGATACTGATCAGCTTTTCATCGCTACACTGCTTTCAGAACTGACGGATCTTCTACCTACTGCTATGATCATCGGTACTACAACAGATGGTGAGATCATGAATGGTAAGGTAAGCTCAGAAAAAGTGGTATTGAGTTTTACCCAATTTGAACATACTACCCTGAGATATGCAGTTATGACACATCAGGAAAACGACAGTTTTGAGACCGGCCGCCATTTGGCACAGAGACTGATGGGTGAGGATACTAAGCTGATACTCTCATTTGCAGATGGATTACATACCAACGGCGAAGAGTTTCTCAAAGGTATTGCTTCCGTGAATGATAAGGTAATCGTGGCCGGTGGATTGGCGGGAGATAACTTTAAGTTTGAAAAAACTTTGGTATTTACTAAAGATGAGATCGTAGAAAATGGTGCAGTCGCTGTTGCACTGGATAGTCAATATCTTCACATTCATACTGATTACAGTTTTAATTGGCAGCCGATCGGTAATGAAATGACAGTGACAAAAGTAGAGCAAAACAGGCTTTACACCTTAAATGATATAAAGGTAGTGGATATCTATAGTCATTATCTAGGGATAGAACCTGAACAGTTTAAGACGGGTACAGGTATAGACTTCCCTCTCATTGTGAATCATAATGATCTGAATATTGCCAGAGCCATAATCTCAAAAGAAGATGACGGTTCTGTGATCATGGCAGGAAACCTTTCAGTAGGAGATAAAGTTCGGATAGGTTTCGGTGATGCAAAAGGAATAATTAATCAATCCCAAAAGATCATAGAAACGGTGTCAGAAAAGCCTTCTGAAGTGATTTTTGTTTATTCCTGTACGGCACGCAGATATTTTATGGGAGAAGAGATTGAAACCGAGATCTTTCCGCTTCAAGCTATCGCTCCTGTATCCGGGTTTTTTACTTATGGGGAGTTCTTTACTTCAAAGAAGAATGAATTACTGAATGAAACGATGACGATTGTATCCTTGAGTGAAAGTATCAGAGTAAAGAAAATAGAACAAACTCCAACGATTAAATCAGAAAAGATAAGGAGTGACTATTTCAGTGCACTGGTACACCTGATCAATGCTACCAGTCAGGAGGTACAAGAGTACACAGATGCACTTCAGCAAAGCAATGCTTTCAATGAGATGCTCAAAGAACGTATGGAGCTCGCCCTTTATGGAAGTAATGACGGTGTGTGGGATTGGAATGTCCCTGAAAACAGTGTCTACTTTTCTCCACGCTGGAAAGAGATCATAGGATATAAAGATCATGAGTTTACAAACCTTGTGACTACCCTTCAAGAACATATTCATCCAGATGATCTTGAACAAGTATGGAAAAATATCAATAAAAACCTTTACAAGAAGACAGAGTATTTTGAAACTATCCATAGGTTAAGACATAAAGACGGTCATTGGGTATGGGTACTTGTCAGAGGCAAGACGCTCTTTGATAAAAATGATCAGCCCCTGCGGATGATCGGAACAATGACAGATATCACAGAACAAAAAATGCTGCAACTGAGAGCTCAGGCCCAGCAATTTGTCATTGAACAGATCAATGACGGGGTGATCCGTACGGACATGGAAGGCAATATCATCAGTTGGAACTATGGTGCTGAAAAAATCTATGGATATTCTGAAAAAGAGGTAGTAGGTAAACATATTTCTATCATTTTTCATCCCGAGAATGATACTTCTTTTCAAAAATTTGTCAATACATTACAGGCAGAAGGTACCTTTTCAATGGAAGAACGTTTTATCACGAAGTCAAGAGAAGAGATATATGTTTCTCTCTCTCTTACTTTATTGAGAGATGAAAAAGGAACTCCTATAGGCCTGATAAGTATCAATAAAGATATAACTGAAACAAAAGAAGCCGAAACGTTACTGAAAAAACAAAAAGCGGAATTACACCATCAAGCACACTATGACACTTTGACCGGGTTGCCAAACAGGGCATTGTTCATGGATAGGATGGAACAGGCACTTATCAAAGCAAGACGAAGCGGTAGTAAAGTAGCACTCTTTTTTATCGATTTGGATAAGTTTAAGCATATCAATGACTCTTTTGGCCACTTGGTTGGAGATAAAGTACTTCAGATCATAGCAGAACGTCTTGGAAATTTGATACGTAAAGGCGATACATTGGCAAGACTGAGCGGTGATGAATTTACGATGATCATCGAAGATGTCAGTGACGGCGAACATCTTGCTACATTGGCACAAAAACTGTTGGAACATATGAAAGAACCGATATATATAGATGAATTTCAACTCTATCTTAGTTTGAGTATAGGTATCAGTATCTATCCGGATGATGCCAGAACGGCATTAGAGCTTTTAAAGTATGCTGATACGGCAATGTATAAAGCCAAAGAGAGCGGAAGAAATACCTTTGAGTTCTATGCTGCAGAGATGACCAGTCATGCTTTGGCAAGAATGATATTGAAGACAAGTTTAAAGCAAGCGATTGAAAAAGATGAATTTGTTGTCTATTATCAACCTCAGATTGATATCGTAAAGAACAAAATTATTGGGCTTGAGGCTTTGGTAAGATGGAAAAATCCAGAGAAGGGGTTTATCCTGCCGGGTGCTTTCTTATCTTTGGCTGTAGAGACGGGAATGGTAGTTGAAATCGACAAGCTTGTGATAGAAAAAGCGCTATCACAAGTCAGTCAATGGTCAAAAAAAGGGATACTTACAGGAACGGTAGCTCTTAATCTAACGACTAAACAATTAGAGTATCAAGACTTTGTAGAAGAGTTAAGTACTACAATCAAACGATATGATATAGACCCTGCCAATCTGGTACTGGAACTTTCTGAAGCACATATGATGAAAGGCCTGGAGTATACAACCGAAAAGGTAAAAGAGCTCAATGCGTTAGGCGTACATGTATCCATCGATGATTTCGGTACCGGCTGCTCTTCACTTTCGTTCTTAACACGACTCTCTATCCATCAGCTGAAGATAGATCAGGCTTTTGTCAGCGATATCCCTGAAAAGAAAGAGAGTATAGAGATTATCAAAGCGATCATTGCATTGGCTAAGAGTCTACATATAGATATGATTGCAGAAGGTGTCGAGACACTGGAACAAAAAGAGTTTTTGCTTGCTTTAGGGTGTGAAAAAATGCAAGGTAACTACTTTGGTGAACCACTGCCCGCACAAGAAGTAGAGATACTTTTAAACAAGTATCTATAA
- a CDS encoding thioredoxin family protein — MKFLTVLLLCIITLLQAESFFILNNIKKVYPVVEIQTDKIDKSYKTNIRNAIDETLQELNIDTSGYDPRAFALVVSHAYVKETLVIHTRLVMAEEVRRLDDGQKAFGLTYRDEESFVVEDINDSDSIKEGVEDTVDTLLSKFADQYRDDNKLKPKTTHTGDQSFAQAMGYETNYQAALQKAKKEHKNLMLVLTTSYCPWCRKFETNVLQKEEVNTEIHKKYVPLILNRDEKQFPEQFTSTFTPVIYFIDATNEKILHKVTGYSQREEFMYLLK, encoded by the coding sequence ATGAAGTTTCTTACTGTTCTTTTACTATGTATTATCACCCTGCTTCAAGCAGAGTCTTTCTTTATTCTCAACAATATCAAAAAGGTGTACCCGGTAGTTGAGATTCAAACAGATAAGATCGATAAGAGTTACAAAACCAATATCCGTAATGCGATTGATGAAACACTCCAAGAACTTAATATCGATACCTCAGGGTATGACCCTCGTGCCTTCGCATTGGTCGTCTCTCATGCATATGTAAAAGAGACTCTTGTGATCCATACCAGGCTAGTGATGGCTGAAGAGGTTAGAAGACTCGATGACGGACAGAAAGCCTTCGGACTCACTTATCGAGATGAAGAAAGCTTTGTTGTAGAGGATATCAACGATAGTGATAGTATCAAAGAAGGTGTTGAAGACACTGTTGACACTTTACTTTCGAAATTTGCCGATCAATACAGAGATGATAACAAACTCAAACCCAAAACAACTCATACCGGTGATCAGAGTTTTGCCCAAGCTATGGGTTATGAAACCAACTACCAGGCTGCTTTACAAAAAGCTAAAAAAGAGCATAAAAACCTTATGCTGGTTCTGACAACCAGTTACTGTCCTTGGTGCCGCAAGTTTGAAACAAACGTGCTTCAAAAAGAAGAGGTTAACACAGAGATTCACAAAAAATATGTGCCATTGATACTCAACCGTGATGAGAAACAGTTTCCAGAACAGTTCACCAGCACATTTACTCCGGTGATCTATTTTATTGACGCAACCAATGAAAAAATCCTGCATAAAGTCACAGGATATAGTCAAAGAGAAGAGTTTATGTATCTTTTAAAATAA
- a CDS encoding MmcQ/YjbR family DNA-binding protein gives MNFQELDRYILSKSNVTYDYPFDEKVRVYRIADKMFALTMNEEPLEINLKCNPIYALELRSLYQGIRAGYHMNKKHWNTVTLSDSDVDDETIKELIDHSFELVFTKLPKKVQRSLQ, from the coding sequence ATGAACTTTCAAGAACTTGACCGATATATACTCTCCAAGTCCAATGTAACCTATGACTATCCATTTGATGAGAAGGTCCGTGTTTACAGGATAGCAGATAAGATGTTCGCTTTGACGATGAATGAAGAACCATTAGAGATCAATCTCAAATGCAACCCTATCTATGCATTGGAGCTACGTAGTCTTTATCAAGGGATCAGGGCAGGGTACCATATGAACAAAAAACATTGGAATACCGTTACATTGAGCGATTCGGATGTCGATGATGAAACAATAAAAGAATTAATCGATCACTCTTTTGAGCTGGTATTTACTAAACTGCCCAAAAAGGTACAACGAAGTTTACAGTGA
- a CDS encoding tautomerase family protein — protein sequence MAQIKIYGIEKRLNLIKKQLSNTIHSCVVEALEFPENKRSHRFIPLAEEDVYYPTGRTYDYIVIEIIMMEGRKTETKKRLIQLLYERIRKEVKLSASDIEICIIEQPAYHFGFRGMTGDEMLLDYKVEV from the coding sequence ATGGCACAAATAAAAATTTACGGGATAGAAAAACGATTGAATCTCATTAAAAAACAACTCTCTAACACTATTCATAGTTGTGTTGTAGAGGCTTTGGAGTTTCCGGAGAATAAACGTTCACACAGATTCATTCCCCTGGCAGAAGAAGATGTATATTACCCTACAGGTCGCACTTATGATTATATTGTCATAGAGATCATTATGATGGAAGGAAGAAAAACCGAAACCAAGAAAAGGCTGATACAACTGCTTTATGAAAGGATAAGAAAAGAGGTAAAACTATCAGCCTCGGATATAGAGATATGTATCATAGAACAACCTGCATATCATTTTGGTTTTCGTGGTATGACGGGGGATGAAATGCTTTTGGACTATAAGGTCGAGGTATAA
- a CDS encoding trimeric intracellular cation channel family protein, with product MFEVAEYIGIIAFTMSGFFVAVRSRLDLLGVLISVFLTAFGGGIIRDIIVDKTPYTFTHAVPGFMVLGMMILMIILKFHKRESIENKPLFIISDSIGLVSFSITGALVAMQHELNLTGVLALSFVTAVGGGITRDVIINEVPFVFKTGFYGTIALLVAIVLYGLDQFGILNIYTTTLLFAAGVVLRIVAYQNKWSIPLR from the coding sequence ATGTTTGAAGTTGCAGAGTATATTGGGATCATAGCCTTTACCATGAGTGGTTTTTTTGTGGCTGTACGCAGCAGGCTTGATCTTTTGGGAGTATTGATATCCGTATTCCTTACTGCATTCGGCGGAGGGATCATACGTGATATCATCGTAGATAAAACACCCTATACATTTACCCATGCTGTCCCTGGGTTTATGGTACTTGGAATGATGATCTTGATGATCATATTGAAGTTTCATAAACGTGAAAGTATAGAGAACAAACCGCTTTTTATCATCAGTGACTCTATCGGGCTTGTTTCTTTCAGTATTACCGGTGCACTGGTAGCAATGCAGCATGAACTCAATCTTACAGGAGTACTGGCACTCTCTTTTGTCACGGCAGTAGGCGGAGGGATCACAAGGGATGTCATTATCAATGAAGTACCCTTTGTGTTCAAAACAGGGTTTTACGGTACTATCGCACTTTTAGTGGCCATTGTACTGTATGGGCTGGATCAGTTCGGGATACTTAATATTTATACTACAACCCTCTTGTTCGCTGCAGGTGTAGTGCTCAGGATTGTGGCATATCAAAACAAGTGGTCTATACCGTTACGTTAA
- a CDS encoding NAD(P)H-dependent oxidoreductase, with the protein MQNKFMKAMDFRHACKAFDETKKIPDETMRYILEAGHKSPSSFGQEGWKFLVITNEALKAKLRPVCWNQVQITSCSHLVVILTAIEDLRPSSGTPAKRFGRRPLSPEQIQGYIDLYGGFLADTLSSDEKTCAWGARQCYIALANMMTAAAYEEIDSCPIEGFEKAKVEEILGLDTSKYQVAVLVPFGYRINPQSEQIRLPFEEVVEFID; encoded by the coding sequence ATGCAAAATAAATTTATGAAAGCAATGGACTTTAGACACGCGTGTAAAGCATTTGATGAGACAAAGAAGATCCCTGATGAAACAATGAGATATATCCTGGAGGCTGGACATAAATCTCCAAGCTCATTTGGTCAGGAGGGATGGAAGTTTCTTGTGATCACTAATGAAGCGCTTAAAGCAAAGCTTAGACCTGTGTGTTGGAATCAGGTTCAGATCACTTCTTGTTCACACCTCGTAGTGATCCTGACGGCCATAGAGGACCTTAGACCAAGCAGCGGCACTCCAGCCAAGCGTTTTGGTAGACGTCCTTTGTCTCCTGAGCAGATACAAGGATATATCGATCTTTACGGAGGCTTTTTAGCGGATACCTTAAGCAGTGATGAAAAAACCTGTGCATGGGGTGCTAGACAGTGCTATATTGCATTGGCAAATATGATGACCGCAGCAGCGTATGAAGAGATCGATTCTTGCCCGATAGAGGGTTTTGAAAAAGCGAAAGTGGAAGAGATACTAGGTCTTGATACCAGTAAATACCAAGTTGCGGTTCTTGTACCTTTCGGTTATCGTATCAATCCTCAGTCTGAGCAAATACGTCTGCCTTTTGAAGAGGTCGTGGAGTTTATTGATTAA
- a CDS encoding class I SAM-dependent methyltransferase, producing MKLENIVPWGRNLSEYQSMFLLSDLELKSKILGCGDGPASFNAEVTAMGGDVVSIDPIYHFSKIQIAKRIDEVAHEVLKQVKLNEKHFVWHTISSPDALYTLRMETMQKFLEDYEKGRSEGRYREGALPNFSFEDGQFDLALSSHFLFLYSDHMDEVFHLHAIEEMLRVAKEVRIFPLVTLEGNVSPHLEGIMNILERAGYATEVVETSYEFQKGGDKMLKIRKEEG from the coding sequence ATGAAGCTTGAAAATATCGTTCCATGGGGTCGAAATCTCTCAGAGTATCAGTCTATGTTCCTCTTAAGTGACCTGGAACTAAAATCTAAAATACTCGGTTGCGGGGATGGCCCTGCAAGTTTCAATGCCGAAGTCACGGCAATGGGAGGTGATGTGGTATCCATTGATCCCATCTATCATTTCAGCAAAATACAGATCGCTAAACGCATAGATGAAGTGGCTCATGAAGTCTTGAAGCAGGTGAAGCTCAATGAGAAGCACTTCGTATGGCATACTATATCCAGTCCGGATGCACTATATACGCTTCGTATGGAGACAATGCAGAAGTTTTTGGAAGATTATGAAAAAGGTAGAAGTGAAGGAAGGTACAGAGAGGGTGCTTTACCAAATTTTTCTTTTGAAGACGGGCAGTTTGATCTGGCGCTCAGTTCTCATTTCCTTTTCTTGTACAGCGATCATATGGATGAAGTATTTCATTTACATGCGATAGAAGAGATGCTCAGGGTAGCCAAAGAGGTAAGGATCTTTCCTCTTGTGACACTTGAAGGGAACGTATCACCGCATTTAGAGGGTATAATGAACATACTAGAAAGGGCAGGATATGCTACAGAGGTGGTTGAAACTTCGTATGAGTTTCAAAAAGGTGGAGACAAGATGTTGAAGATCAGAAAGGAAGAAGGGTGA
- a CDS encoding AMP-binding protein → MNSELLEKIRKHHQMSEGREKLFYDLAGIESKIWEDIESQMIINWSTLFSQIAAKARQQIVITEVDTQASYSYSELEDASEKIKAFILATTDDHHIGLHYHNSFAFMAALIGINKAGRIAILFNNREPQDRLITLAETTSVKTVLGDPVGDLERYEIEKIMLSEQRYHSRYGIHTTTLDDPAFVIFTSGTSGPSKPALFSHRRMIGAGVAWGLRTGMDSSDSCYIALPLYHGNGLAVAFSAVVFSGARSVLRPKFSVTHFWDDINRYGCTHMVYIGELWRYLRTTDDGDMNPNTSLKVIFGNGLNKTLWEEVIRRYGIEHVVEHFGATEMPAGALTNWFDIPGYCGYLPPDDPKAQEMVLVDEDLKTNAHRGEALFVVPSGKYRGYMDESLDERKLVRNLFTKGDLWWRSGDLLERNEEGFFTFIERMGDTYRFKGENVACVDVEEAIRSVGKFDEVVVYGITLPHVDGKIGMASLVSSKFFGIEDANALYENLKDKVASYALPYILRVQKEKHHTTSTLKIQKAHLAKEGIERFKELQHYILLDGGYQPLDEQTYKGIIEGKIVLGIKGKR, encoded by the coding sequence ATGAACAGTGAATTATTAGAAAAGATACGCAAACATCATCAAATGAGTGAAGGAAGAGAAAAACTCTTTTATGATCTAGCCGGTATTGAATCCAAAATCTGGGAAGATATCGAGTCTCAAATGATCATCAACTGGTCAACACTCTTCAGCCAGATAGCTGCAAAAGCACGGCAACAGATTGTAATCACAGAGGTGGATACCCAAGCATCGTACAGTTACAGCGAGCTTGAAGATGCATCAGAAAAGATCAAAGCATTCATACTGGCAACTACAGATGATCATCATATCGGATTACATTATCATAACAGTTTTGCTTTTATGGCTGCACTGATCGGTATCAATAAGGCAGGGCGTATCGCTATTCTTTTTAATAACCGTGAACCACAGGACAGATTGATAACACTGGCAGAAACCACTTCGGTCAAGACGGTACTTGGCGACCCGGTGGGAGATCTGGAACGTTATGAGATAGAGAAGATCATGCTAAGTGAGCAGAGGTATCACTCTAGGTACGGGATACATACTACGACACTGGACGATCCTGCTTTTGTGATATTTACCAGCGGTACCAGCGGACCGAGCAAACCTGCACTTTTTTCTCACCGCCGTATGATAGGTGCAGGTGTGGCATGGGGACTGCGTACAGGAATGGACAGCAGTGACAGCTGTTATATCGCATTGCCGCTCTATCACGGTAATGGACTGGCCGTTGCCTTCTCTGCAGTAGTCTTTAGCGGAGCTAGGTCGGTACTGCGTCCGAAGTTCTCGGTGACACATTTCTGGGATGATATCAATCGCTACGGATGTACCCATATGGTCTATATAGGAGAGCTTTGGCGTTATCTACGTACTACAGACGATGGTGATATGAACCCAAACACCTCACTTAAAGTGATCTTCGGAAACGGTTTGAATAAAACACTTTGGGAAGAGGTCATCAGACGTTACGGGATCGAACATGTGGTTGAACATTTTGGTGCGACGGAGATGCCCGCAGGGGCACTTACTAACTGGTTTGATATTCCGGGTTACTGTGGTTATCTACCGCCTGATGATCCTAAGGCGCAGGAGATGGTTCTGGTCGATGAAGATCTGAAAACAAACGCACACAGGGGTGAAGCACTTTTTGTCGTTCCCAGCGGGAAATATCGCGGTTATATGGATGAGAGTCTGGATGAGAGAAAATTGGTGCGTAATCTCTTTACGAAGGGAGATCTGTGGTGGCGATCAGGTGATCTGTTAGAGCGTAATGAAGAGGGGTTTTTTACTTTTATTGAACGGATGGGTGACACCTACCGCTTTAAAGGTGAGAATGTTGCCTGTGTGGACGTAGAGGAAGCCATACGCAGTGTAGGCAAGTTTGATGAAGTAGTAGTTTACGGTATCACCCTGCCTCATGTCGATGGAAAGATCGGGATGGCTTCACTGGTAAGCAGTAAATTCTTTGGTATAGAAGATGCAAATGCGCTCTATGAGAATCTGAAAGATAAGGTTGCCTCTTATGCACTGCCTTATATCCTTAGAGTTCAGAAAGAAAAGCACCATACCACCTCGACACTGAAGATACAGAAGGCACATTTGGCAAAAGAAGGGATAGAAAGATTTAAAGAATTGCAGCACTATATTCTGCTTGATGGGGGTTATCAGCCTTTGGATGAGCAGACCTATAAGGGTATAATAGAAGGAAAGATAGTGTTGGGTATAAAGGGTAAACGATGA